One genomic segment of Sminthopsis crassicaudata isolate SCR6 chromosome 2, ASM4859323v1, whole genome shotgun sequence includes these proteins:
- the TMED4 gene encoding transmembrane emp24 domain-containing protein 4 isoform X1: MAGVWARQLRVAMWHWALLLLLCLALSSVQGLYFHIGETEKRCFIEEIPDETMVIGNYRTQLWDKQTETFLPSTPGLGMHVEVKDPDGKVVLSRQYGSEGRFTFTSHTPGDHQICLHSNSTRMTIFAGGKLRVHLDIQVGEHTNNYPEIAAKDKLTELQLRARQLLDQVEQIQKEQNYQRYREERFRMTSESTNQRVLWWSIAQTVILILTGIWQMRHLKSFFEAKKLV; this comes from the exons ATGGCAGGTGTTTGGGCCAGGCAATTGCGGGTTGCGATGTGGCACTGGGCGCTTCTGCTCTTGCTCTGCCTGGCCTTGTCTTCAGTGCAGGGGCTTTACTTTCATATCGGAGAGACGGAAAAACGCTGCTTCATCGAGGAAATCCCGGACGAGACCATGGTTATCG GGAATTACCGCACCCAGTTATGGGATAAGCAGACGGAGACCTTCCTGCCTTCCACCCCAGGACTGGGGATGCATGTGGAAGTGAAGGATCCAGATGGAAAG GTGGTGTTATCACGGCAGTATGGTTCAGAAGGCAGATTCACCTTCACCTCCCATACCCCAGGTGACCACCAGATCTGCTTGCACTCCAATTCTACTCGAATGACCATCTTTGCAGGCGGCAAACTA AGGGTACATCTAGATATACAGGTTGGTGAGCATACCAACAACTACCCTGAAATTGCTGCCAAGGATAAATTAACAGAATTACAACTTCGTGCCCGCCAGTTGCTTGATCAGGTGGAACAGATCCAAAAAGAACAGAACTACCAGCGG TATCGTGAAGAGCGATTTCGTATGACCAGTGAAAGCACCAACCAGAGAGTGCTGTGGTGGTCCATTGCACAGACTGTCATCCTTATCCTCACTGGCATCTGGCAGATGCGACACCTCAAGAGTTTCTTTGAGGCAAAAAAGCTGGTGTAA
- the TMED4 gene encoding transmembrane emp24 domain-containing protein 4 isoform X2, protein MCYDRELICPAGNYRTQLWDKQTETFLPSTPGLGMHVEVKDPDGKVVLSRQYGSEGRFTFTSHTPGDHQICLHSNSTRMTIFAGGKLRVHLDIQVGEHTNNYPEIAAKDKLTELQLRARQLLDQVEQIQKEQNYQRYREERFRMTSESTNQRVLWWSIAQTVILILTGIWQMRHLKSFFEAKKLV, encoded by the exons ATGTGTTATGACAGGGAACTCATCTGTCCTGCAGGGAATTACCGCACCCAGTTATGGGATAAGCAGACGGAGACCTTCCTGCCTTCCACCCCAGGACTGGGGATGCATGTGGAAGTGAAGGATCCAGATGGAAAG GTGGTGTTATCACGGCAGTATGGTTCAGAAGGCAGATTCACCTTCACCTCCCATACCCCAGGTGACCACCAGATCTGCTTGCACTCCAATTCTACTCGAATGACCATCTTTGCAGGCGGCAAACTA AGGGTACATCTAGATATACAGGTTGGTGAGCATACCAACAACTACCCTGAAATTGCTGCCAAGGATAAATTAACAGAATTACAACTTCGTGCCCGCCAGTTGCTTGATCAGGTGGAACAGATCCAAAAAGAACAGAACTACCAGCGG TATCGTGAAGAGCGATTTCGTATGACCAGTGAAAGCACCAACCAGAGAGTGCTGTGGTGGTCCATTGCACAGACTGTCATCCTTATCCTCACTGGCATCTGGCAGATGCGACACCTCAAGAGTTTCTTTGAGGCAAAAAAGCTGGTGTAA